One genomic segment of Hordeum vulgare subsp. vulgare chromosome 2H, MorexV3_pseudomolecules_assembly, whole genome shotgun sequence includes these proteins:
- the LOC123424722 gene encoding WEB family protein At2g38370 isoform X2 has protein sequence MEEEARPPLLPVRVPVNGEDLAPAAGACGVGGGRAEIDTSAPFESVREAVDRFGGSAAWSSHLVNRIFAHHKKQDRSVGAEDAQRVSLAEQTAQIEKELGAKERETLDVLKQLESAKKIIAGLKLKIQKKTAEDTLQPEEDKRQTESNCSLTEVSAAEPDVKQPEGNAEAPEEEQTAEVKQPEGNAEAAGVETAGTGVKQRPEGNAGADVDMLDEQQHPNLVLMELEQAKSNLNRTTGDLAAIRASIESLRNDIATEKVLVERSREKVSSDATLVSSLELELDQTTQKLQTLKDLQRRREDPSDVFFEIKKMTSEIEQLRNAANASKSEAMMLAAEIEQTKATIGTAEIRCLAAKKMEEAARAAEALALAEIKALLCTESSAGDLQGVDGVSLSVEEYSELALKAQEADESSRNKIAAAMVHVDEANQSKSESLTRLEEAKMEVEECKKALQEALKRVETANRRKFAVEETLRRCRSETGHKRRSFCGSPKFKTAAHRHKHDSHCMDIIDVSDNSMKPTLSIGQILSMKLMGPDGYDKSVSDDTSETSSVSLGQILNRRQAIVYSSDTSANKKFSGKRKKFAFTGLSVFLAKQAKSKKKRGSDEN, from the exons ATGGAAGAGGAGGCCCGGCCGCCCCTGCTCCCGGTGCGCGTCCCGGTGAACGGCGAGGACCTGGCCCCGGCAGCGGGCGCGtgcggcgtcggcggcggcaggGCGGAGATCGACACCTCCGCGCCGTTCGAGTCGGTCCGGGAGGCCGTCGACCGCTTCGGCGGCAGCGCCGCCTGGAGCTCCCACCTCGTCAACCGCATCTTCGCCCACCACAAG AAGCAGGACCGGAGTGTGGGTGCTGAAGACGCGCAACGCGTCAGTCTGGCGGAGCAGACGGCGCAGATAGAGAAGGAGCTCGGCGCCAAGGagagggagacgctggatgtgctCAAGCAGCTCGAGTCCGCCAAGAAGATCATCGCAGGTTTGaagctcaagattcagaagaaaacAGCTGAAGATACATTACAGCCTGAAGAAGACAAGCGGCAGACAGAGAGCAACTGCTCTCTCACTGAGGTGTCCGCAGCGGAACCTGATGTGAAGCAGCCCGAGGGAA ATGCCGAAGCTCCAGAAGAAGAGCAAACAGCAGAAGTGAAGCAGCCCGAGGGAAATGCTGAAGCTGCAGGTGTGGAAACAGCAGGAACTGGAGTGAAGCAGCGGCCTGAGGGCAATGCTGGAGCCGATGTGGACATGCTCGATGAACAGCAGCATCCTAACTTGGTTCTGATGGAGCTCGAGCAGGCAAAGTCGAACCTGAACAGAACCACGGGTGATCTCGCTGCCATAAGGGCCTCCATCGAGTCGCTGCGCAACGACATCGCGACGGAGAAGGTCCTTGTAGAGAGGAGCCGGGAGAAGGTGTCCTCGGATGCCACCTTGGTTTCTTCTCTGGAGCTGGAGCTGGATCAGACCACGCAGAAGCTGCAGACGCTGAAGGATCTTCAGAGAAGGCGTGAGGACCCCTCGGACGTCTTCTTCGAGATCAAGAAGATGACTTCCGAGATAGAGCAGctgagaaatgctgcaaatgcgtCGAAATCTGAAGCCATGATGCTAGCTGCCGAGATTGAGCAGACCAAGGCTACCATTGGCACTGCTGAAATCAGGTGTCTTGCAGCCAAGAAGATGGAAGAAGCAGCAAGGGCAGCTGAAGCTCTTGCACTAGCTGAGATCAAGGCCCTACTCTGCACTGAATCCTCAGCTGGAGATCTCCAGGGCGTAGATGGAGTGAGCCTTTCTGTGGAAGAGTACTCCGAGCTTGCTTTGAAGGCTCAAGAGGCCGATGAAAGCTCGAGGAACAAGATTGCAGCTGCCATGGTCCATGTCGACGAAGCCAACCAATCAAAGTCGGAGTCACTCACAAGGCTGGAGGAAGCCAAAATGGAGGTTGAGGAATGCAAGAAGGCACTACAAGAGGCCCTGAAGAGGGTAGAGACTGCCAACCGAAGAAAGTTTGCGGTGGAAGAGACTCTTCGGAGATGCAGATCCGAGACCGGACACAAGAGACGCTCATTCTGTGGCTCCCCCAAGTTCAAAACTGCGGCACATCGTCACAAACATGATTCTCACTGCATGGACATCATTGATGTTTCAGACAACTCCATGAAGCCGACACTGTCGATCGGGCAGATATTGAGTATGAAGCTAATGGGGCCTGATGGCTACGACAAGAGCGTGTCGGACGACACGAGCGAAACCTCCAGTGTCTCCCTTGGCCAAATCCTGAACAGGAGGCAGGCAATCGTGTATAGCAGTGATACAAGTGCTAACAAGAAATTCTCCGGAAAGAGGAAGAAGTTTGCCTTCACTGGGCTTTCAGTTTTCCTGGCAAAGCAGGCTAAGAGCAAGAAGAAGAGAGGATCGGATGAGAACTGA
- the LOC123424722 gene encoding WEB family protein At2g38370 isoform X1, protein MEEEARPPLLPVRVPVNGEDLAPAAGACGVGGGRAEIDTSAPFESVREAVDRFGGSAAWSSHLVNRIFAHHKKQDRSVGAEDAQRVSLAEQTAQIEKELGAKERETLDVLKQLESAKKIIAGLKLKIQKKTAEDTLQPEEDKRQTESNCSLTEVSAAEPDVKQPEGNAEAPEEEQTAEVKQPGGNAEAPEEEQTAEVKQPEGNAEAAGVETAGTGVKQRPEGNAGADVDMLDEQQHPNLVLMELEQAKSNLNRTTGDLAAIRASIESLRNDIATEKVLVERSREKVSSDATLVSSLELELDQTTQKLQTLKDLQRRREDPSDVFFEIKKMTSEIEQLRNAANASKSEAMMLAAEIEQTKATIGTAEIRCLAAKKMEEAARAAEALALAEIKALLCTESSAGDLQGVDGVSLSVEEYSELALKAQEADESSRNKIAAAMVHVDEANQSKSESLTRLEEAKMEVEECKKALQEALKRVETANRRKFAVEETLRRCRSETGHKRRSFCGSPKFKTAAHRHKHDSHCMDIIDVSDNSMKPTLSIGQILSMKLMGPDGYDKSVSDDTSETSSVSLGQILNRRQAIVYSSDTSANKKFSGKRKKFAFTGLSVFLAKQAKSKKKRGSDEN, encoded by the exons ATGGAAGAGGAGGCCCGGCCGCCCCTGCTCCCGGTGCGCGTCCCGGTGAACGGCGAGGACCTGGCCCCGGCAGCGGGCGCGtgcggcgtcggcggcggcaggGCGGAGATCGACACCTCCGCGCCGTTCGAGTCGGTCCGGGAGGCCGTCGACCGCTTCGGCGGCAGCGCCGCCTGGAGCTCCCACCTCGTCAACCGCATCTTCGCCCACCACAAG AAGCAGGACCGGAGTGTGGGTGCTGAAGACGCGCAACGCGTCAGTCTGGCGGAGCAGACGGCGCAGATAGAGAAGGAGCTCGGCGCCAAGGagagggagacgctggatgtgctCAAGCAGCTCGAGTCCGCCAAGAAGATCATCGCAGGTTTGaagctcaagattcagaagaaaacAGCTGAAGATACATTACAGCCTGAAGAAGACAAGCGGCAGACAGAGAGCAACTGCTCTCTCACTGAGGTGTCCGCAGCGGAACCTGATGTGAAGCAGCCCGAGGGAAATGCCGAAGCTCCAGAAGAAGAGCAAACAGCAGAAGTGAAGCAGCCCGGGGGAAATGCCGAAGCTCCAGAAGAAGAGCAAACAGCAGAAGTGAAGCAGCCCGAGGGAAATGCTGAAGCTGCAGGTGTGGAAACAGCAGGAACTGGAGTGAAGCAGCGGCCTGAGGGCAATGCTGGAGCCGATGTGGACATGCTCGATGAACAGCAGCATCCTAACTTGGTTCTGATGGAGCTCGAGCAGGCAAAGTCGAACCTGAACAGAACCACGGGTGATCTCGCTGCCATAAGGGCCTCCATCGAGTCGCTGCGCAACGACATCGCGACGGAGAAGGTCCTTGTAGAGAGGAGCCGGGAGAAGGTGTCCTCGGATGCCACCTTGGTTTCTTCTCTGGAGCTGGAGCTGGATCAGACCACGCAGAAGCTGCAGACGCTGAAGGATCTTCAGAGAAGGCGTGAGGACCCCTCGGACGTCTTCTTCGAGATCAAGAAGATGACTTCCGAGATAGAGCAGctgagaaatgctgcaaatgcgtCGAAATCTGAAGCCATGATGCTAGCTGCCGAGATTGAGCAGACCAAGGCTACCATTGGCACTGCTGAAATCAGGTGTCTTGCAGCCAAGAAGATGGAAGAAGCAGCAAGGGCAGCTGAAGCTCTTGCACTAGCTGAGATCAAGGCCCTACTCTGCACTGAATCCTCAGCTGGAGATCTCCAGGGCGTAGATGGAGTGAGCCTTTCTGTGGAAGAGTACTCCGAGCTTGCTTTGAAGGCTCAAGAGGCCGATGAAAGCTCGAGGAACAAGATTGCAGCTGCCATGGTCCATGTCGACGAAGCCAACCAATCAAAGTCGGAGTCACTCACAAGGCTGGAGGAAGCCAAAATGGAGGTTGAGGAATGCAAGAAGGCACTACAAGAGGCCCTGAAGAGGGTAGAGACTGCCAACCGAAGAAAGTTTGCGGTGGAAGAGACTCTTCGGAGATGCAGATCCGAGACCGGACACAAGAGACGCTCATTCTGTGGCTCCCCCAAGTTCAAAACTGCGGCACATCGTCACAAACATGATTCTCACTGCATGGACATCATTGATGTTTCAGACAACTCCATGAAGCCGACACTGTCGATCGGGCAGATATTGAGTATGAAGCTAATGGGGCCTGATGGCTACGACAAGAGCGTGTCGGACGACACGAGCGAAACCTCCAGTGTCTCCCTTGGCCAAATCCTGAACAGGAGGCAGGCAATCGTGTATAGCAGTGATACAAGTGCTAACAAGAAATTCTCCGGAAAGAGGAAGAAGTTTGCCTTCACTGGGCTTTCAGTTTTCCTGGCAAAGCAGGCTAAGAGCAAGAAGAAGAGAGGATCGGATGAGAACTGA